The proteins below come from a single Nostoc sp. KVJ3 genomic window:
- a CDS encoding glycosyltransferase family 4 protein, which yields MKILVLSWEFPPRIVGGIARHVAELYPELVKLGHEVHLITAEFGQASMYEVVEGVKVHRVPVAHSNDFFHWVVNLNLSMGDHGGKLILEEGSFDLIHAHDWLVGDAAIALKHNFKIPLIATIHATEYGRYNGIHTEIQGYINGKEILLTYNAWRIIVCSDYMRQEVERALHSPWDKIDVIYNGIRAEKKRHHVDFHALDFRRQFATDNEKIVYYLGRMTYEKGVPILLNAAPKILSQMEGNVKFVIVGGGNTDHLKRQAWNLGIWHHCYFTGFLSDDYLDKFQTVADCAVFPSLYEPFGIVALESFASRVPVVVSDTGGFPEVVQHTKTGIVTWVNNPDSLAWGILEVLKNPGYRQWLVDNAYEDLERRFSWPKLARQTEEVYQRVVQERSQIPW from the coding sequence ATGAAGATATTAGTACTAAGTTGGGAGTTTCCACCAAGAATTGTTGGGGGAATTGCGCGGCACGTGGCGGAGTTGTACCCGGAACTGGTAAAGCTAGGGCATGAAGTCCACCTAATTACAGCAGAATTTGGTCAAGCGTCAATGTATGAGGTGGTTGAGGGAGTAAAGGTACATCGGGTGCCAGTGGCACATAGTAATGACTTTTTCCACTGGGTAGTCAATCTCAACCTAAGTATGGGAGATCATGGTGGGAAGTTGATTTTAGAAGAAGGGTCGTTTGATTTAATTCATGCCCACGATTGGTTAGTTGGAGATGCAGCGATCGCTCTCAAGCATAATTTCAAAATACCACTAATTGCCACAATTCACGCTACAGAATACGGACGCTATAACGGTATTCACACAGAGATCCAAGGCTATATAAATGGCAAAGAAATCTTGCTTACTTACAACGCTTGGCGGATTATCGTTTGTAGCGACTATATGCGCCAAGAAGTAGAGCGAGCGCTACACAGTCCTTGGGACAAAATCGATGTTATTTATAACGGTATCCGAGCCGAAAAGAAACGGCATCACGTAGATTTTCATGCGCTGGATTTCCGCCGCCAATTTGCTACAGACAATGAAAAAATCGTTTACTACCTTGGTCGCATGACTTACGAAAAAGGTGTACCGATATTACTTAATGCTGCACCCAAGATCCTTTCCCAAATGGAAGGTAATGTTAAATTTGTGATCGTTGGTGGTGGTAATACTGACCATCTCAAGCGCCAAGCCTGGAATTTGGGAATTTGGCATCATTGCTATTTTACTGGTTTTCTCTCTGATGATTACTTAGATAAATTCCAAACTGTCGCTGACTGTGCTGTATTTCCCAGCCTTTACGAACCCTTTGGAATTGTTGCTTTAGAAAGCTTTGCTTCTCGCGTTCCTGTAGTGGTTTCTGATACTGGTGGTTTTCCCGAAGTTGTACAACATACCAAAACAGGTATTGTAACTTGGGTGAACAATCCCGACTCTTTAGCTTGGGGAATTTTGGAAGTCTTGAAAAACCCAGGCTATCGGCAATGGCTGGTAGATAATGCTTATGAAGATTTAGAGCGACGGTTTAGCTGGCCAAAATTAGCTAGGCAGACTGAAGAAGTATATCAGCGAGTTGTGCAAGAGCGATCGCAAATTCCTTGGTAA